A region from the Candidatus Beckwithbacteria bacterium genome encodes:
- a CDS encoding site-specific integrase — MSQALLNYFKKYLTADKKIGSASTKNYVSDINLFLNWVSRTLQEENIQAEHLTPTIVKTYQKHLTQNVHPTTAQRHLSSLRRFGEFLVNTNRLTADPTKSLTPLPA, encoded by the coding sequence ATGTCCCAAGCCCTGCTCAATTATTTCAAAAAATACTTAACCGCTGACAAAAAAATTGGCAGCGCTTCCACCAAAAATTACGTTTCCGACATTAACTTGTTTTTAAACTGGGTTTCCCGCACCCTCCAGGAAGAAAACATCCAGGCCGAACACCTTACCCCGACCATAGTTAAAACCTACCAAAAACATTTAACGCAGAATGTTCACCCCACCACTGCCCAGCGTCACCTTTCTTCCCTGCGCCGCTTTGGCGAATTTTTAGTGAACACCAACCGCCTCACCGCCGACCCGACTAAATCACTCACCCCCCTGCCTGCGTAG